The Bryobacteraceae bacterium genomic sequence GTCAGAGGCGAGGAACGCGAACACGGAGGCGATCTCCTCGGCGGCTGCCGCGCGGCCCATCGGGATATGGCTCTCCACCTCCGCCCGCGCCTTCGGATTGTCGATCCAGGCGCTGTTGATCGGCGTTACCACGGCGCCCGGGCCCACCGCGTTCACGCGAATGCCCCGTCCCGCGTATTCGAGCGCCAGCGACTTGGTTAGGTTCTCCATGCCGCCCTTGCTGATCGAGTACGGAAGATACTTCGGCTTGGGAATCACCTCGTGCACGCTCGAATTGTTCAGGATCACGCCGCCCCCGCCATGCGCGAGAAAGCAGCGGATGGCCTCTCGCGCGCACAGGAACGCGCCGCGGAGGTTGACGCTCAGCACGCGGTCGAAATCGGCCATGTGGATATCGTTGCTCGGGGAGGGCTTCTGAATCCCGGCGTTGTTCACCAGCACGTGCAGGTCGCCGAATGTCTCCGTTACCGTCGCGAACATGTGGCGAACCTGATCTTCGTTGGAAACATCGGCCTGGACAAGCTGCGTCCTCCCGCCCATGGTTCTCGCCTGATCCACGCGGCGTCGGGACTCTTTGGCTTCCGGCTCGCCGTTCAGATAGTTGATGGCGACGTTGGCCCCTTCGGCCGCGAAGCGGACGGCGATCGCGTGGCCGATGCCGCTCGATGCGCCGGTGATCAGAACATTCTTGCCTTGCAGTAATGCCATTCGGAACTCCTTGTTCGCAATCGGAACATCCGGAGTATCCGGGCCGGGTTTCGG encodes the following:
- a CDS encoding SDR family oxidoreductase, whose protein sequence is MALLQGKNVLITGASSGIGHAIAVRFAAEGANVAINYLNGEPEAKESRRRVDQARTMGGRTQLVQADVSNEDQVRHMFATVTETFGDLHVLVNNAGIQKPSPSNDIHMADFDRVLSVNLRGAFLCAREAIRCFLAHGGGGVILNNSSVHEVIPKPKYLPYSISKGGMENLTKSLALEYAGRGIRVNAVGPGAVVTPINSAWIDNPKARAEVESHIPMGRAAAAEEIASVFAFLASDDASYITGQTIFACGGLTLYPEFRSAWSSGD